The Treponema sp. Marseille-Q3903 genomic interval AGTTCTCTCGGTGAACAAAAAGTTCTCTCGGTGAACAAAATGTCCACCTAGCAGACAAAACCCCGAAGTGTGGGAAATTACGTGTCTAAGACGCTCTCAAAAATTCTATACACTTTCGGGATTTTTTGATCGTTGATTGAATTCTATAACTCTTCCTGCATGCCACAGTTTTTCCAAATCATAGAACTCGCGCGCAGTTTCTGACATCAGATGGATAACAATCGGTCCTAAATCTATGAGGTTCCAGTCGTTTCCATCAGGTCTTTTTTTGTTTGTAAGGTGAATCTCAAGGTCAGTATCTTTTATAAAATCCTTTATGTCTTTGTATAACCCCTGCCAGTGAGCAGAACTGTTTACTGTGACGATTACAAAATAATCTGTCCAGCTGTTTAATTCACTTACATCAAGAAGGACGACATTCTCACCTTTTCCATCTTCCATCAATTTTGCAATTTTAATTGCGTTTTCTTCTGTTGTTTTCATTTTAATTAGATTTTCTCCTTGGAATTACATAACGTCCGTTAAAATCTTTGCCAAGAATAATTGTGAAGTCAACTCCGATTTCCGAATAACTCTCAAGTTCTTCTTCCGACGCTTCACGTATATTCGTACAATGGATAAATTCTCCGACGCTCTTTGCAACTTCTCTGTTGTTTATGTGGTCAATGATTACAGTCTCTTCGTAATCTGTCCGAGCAGCATTGACAGGGCTCAACACATCATAACTTGCGTTCTGGAACAGCACAGCGGTATTCCTTGCAAGCCCTTGCACAGTAGTTCCGTTTTGAATTTCAAGAACATACACTCGACTTGACAAAGAACCGTCTGTAGACGCAAGCATATTTGTTGTCTGTTTTACAGCTTCTTTTATGAATTCACCGTTATTATCAGGCATCAGCAATAACTGACCGTCGACACGACGCAAAGACCCTGTAATAGTAGATTTAATTATCGATTCTGCATCTACATCAGCGATAAGTTTAAACAAGCTCTCCTGTTCATTTTTATTGAGATTTATCTTTATACTTTGTGTATAAAGCGAGGCATTATCTTTTTTGAAAATCACAAACTTCTTGTCGTGAATGCCTGTTATAAAAGCGACCATCGCATTTTGGTATCTGTCTTGAACATCAGCTTCGCTTTCGTCTTC includes:
- a CDS encoding LCP family protein, with protein sequence MKKIRDEQKGLIFILLIILITIGLILFFSFTLRTNAVEDSLKDNPVVRTLLVIEDQDKSVLCSSVLILNTKSSKAALVNLPGYTGSIYSSLGRVDRLDKVYQEKGIDLYKSEVEKLLGMKIPYYALLSLQDFLKVSDYLGGMRVFIAEPVDSIDENGVRCLLPSGAINLDGDKINAYLHYRLEDESEADVQDRYQNAMVAFITGIHDKKFVIFKKDNASLYTQSIKINLNKNEQESLFKLIADVDAESIIKSTITGSLRRVDGQLLLMPDNNGEFIKEAVKQTTNMLASTDGSLSSRVYVLEIQNGTTVQGLARNTAVLFQNASYDVLSPVNAARTDYEETVIIDHINNREVAKSVGEFIHCTNIREASEEELESYSEIGVDFTIILGKDFNGRYVIPRRKSN
- the rsfS gene encoding ribosome silencing factor yields the protein MKTTEENAIKIAKLMEDGKGENVVLLDVSELNSWTDYFVIVTVNSSAHWQGLYKDIKDFIKDTDLEIHLTNKKRPDGNDWNLIDLGPIVIHLMSETAREFYDLEKLWHAGRVIEFNQRSKNPESV